The DNA window AGTTCCTGCGCGAGCAGGGACAGGTGCAGAAGGTCGGTGCAAGCTACAGCCGTGGTGCTCTCGAAGTGGCCATGGGTATTGTGAACAAAGATGAGCGCTACCGCGCCATGTATGATTTCTGTGTCTGGTATAATGATCTGCTCAAGCGTGAAGGCAAAGGGCAGATGAACTGGGAATTTAAATAAAAATCTCCGGGCCTCCAGGCCGGGAATCCAAGGAAAGAACATGAGTACTCAAGCGAACAACATTGATGAATATATCATGGAGCTGAAGGGTCAGCTTGCTTCTAACCCTCAGTGCGCCAACCACTACTACAACCTCGGCGTTGCTTACCTGCACAAGCGTATGTGGCAGGAAGCAGAGAAGGCCTTCCTCGACGCGGTGGATAACTCCCCCCGTATGTCCGAGGCATATGTCCAGCTGGGTGGCATTTACCTCCAGCGTGGTGATGTTGACGGTTGCCTGAACATGAACCGCATTGCCAAAGACTGCCGTCCGCAGTTTGCTGTGCCGTTTGCAAATCTTGGATTCTGCTACCTTCAGAAGGGTGACGTTGACCGCGCCATTGTCAACCTGAAAAAAGCTGTGAATCGTGACCCCGAATACGTTCAGGCCATTTCTACTCTTGGCGCAGCATACTACTCCGACAAGAATTACGAGGAAGCCGAAAAGAGCCTGAAAAAGGCTCTGGAGCTGGCTCCTGCATTTGGTCCCGCGTGGAACAACCTGTGTCTGCTTGAGCTTGATCGTGGTAACGTTGAGAAAGCTGCCTTGTACGCTGCCAAGGCAGAAGAAAACGGCTTTACCGTTGCTGATGAGATCAAGGAGGAGCTGAACGCCGCAAAGTAAGGCGTGAAGGAGGCCATATGGCTGGCTTTCGAAAAGTGAAGTCAGAGCTTCGGGAAGAACTTCGGTCTGCGGACTGGAAGGACGCTGGCAAGGAATATCTGGAGGACCGCATTCAGCTTTTGGTCGGCCCTTTGTTTTCCCTTTTGCTGGCCCCGGAGGAGCTGGTGCGCTGGCGGGCAGTGACGCTGCTCGGGAAAACAGTGGCCCGGCTTGCTGATTACAGGATGGAGGCAGCCCGGATCGTGATGCGTCGCTTTATGTGGCACATGAACGAAGAATCCGGGAACATTGGCTGGGGTATCCCGGAGTCAATGGCCGAATCAATGGCGCGTCATGCCCGGCTGGCAGACGAGTATCACAAGAAGCTGGCGTCATACATCCAGTGCCC is part of the Desulfobaculum bizertense DSM 18034 genome and encodes:
- a CDS encoding tetratricopeptide repeat protein; this encodes MSTQANNIDEYIMELKGQLASNPQCANHYYNLGVAYLHKRMWQEAEKAFLDAVDNSPRMSEAYVQLGGIYLQRGDVDGCLNMNRIAKDCRPQFAVPFANLGFCYLQKGDVDRAIVNLKKAVNRDPEYVQAISTLGAAYYSDKNYEEAEKSLKKALELAPAFGPAWNNLCLLELDRGNVEKAALYAAKAEENGFTVADEIKEELNAAK
- a CDS encoding DVU0298 family protein → MAGFRKVKSELREELRSADWKDAGKEYLEDRIQLLVGPLFSLLLAPEELVRWRAVTLLGKTVARLADYRMEAARIVMRRFMWHMNEESGNIGWGIPESMAESMARHARLADEYHKKLASYIQCPDCIGDDNYMDHPPLRQATYWGLGRLAEVHPHLVQGAVPDMIAALSSEEDVVSKGLICYALGNAGAQDAEEALEGLVGREEKIRVFRHGEMIELELGELAADALEMLSAGQPA